A genomic stretch from Rhodomicrobium vannielii ATCC 17100 includes:
- a CDS encoding F0F1 ATP synthase subunit gamma, which yields MASLKDLRGRIASVKATRKITKAMQMVAAAKLRRAQDQAEAARPYAEGLDKILGKFAGKAMPTGPLQLLLQGTGKTQTHLLVVATGERGLAGAFNSNIARLARDHVRVLLAEGKSVKIITIGRKGADVLRRDFGKLMIDHVDLRGVRQLGYVHAIDIAQRVVKRFEAGEFDVATLFFSKFQNIITQKPTAGQLLPVELPASEGDYEFEPDEAEILLDLVPRALATKIFSALLENNAGFYASQMTAMDNATRNAGDMVSRYTLEYNRARQAMITKELIEIISGAEAV from the coding sequence ATGGCGAGCCTGAAAGACCTAAGAGGCCGCATCGCGTCGGTTAAGGCCACACGCAAGATCACGAAGGCCATGCAAATGGTGGCCGCCGCGAAATTGCGCCGTGCGCAGGACCAGGCCGAAGCGGCTCGCCCCTACGCCGAGGGTCTGGACAAGATCCTCGGAAAGTTCGCGGGCAAGGCGATGCCCACCGGTCCGCTTCAGCTGCTGTTGCAGGGCACCGGCAAGACGCAAACGCATCTGCTCGTGGTCGCCACTGGCGAGCGCGGGCTCGCGGGCGCGTTCAACTCGAACATCGCGCGACTCGCGCGCGATCACGTTCGCGTGCTCCTCGCCGAAGGCAAGTCGGTCAAGATCATCACCATCGGCCGAAAGGGCGCTGACGTGCTCCGGCGCGATTTCGGCAAGCTGATGATCGACCATGTCGACCTGCGCGGCGTGCGACAGCTTGGCTACGTTCATGCGATCGATATCGCGCAGCGCGTCGTCAAGCGGTTCGAGGCGGGCGAATTCGACGTCGCCACTCTCTTCTTCTCGAAGTTCCAGAATATCATCACCCAGAAGCCCACAGCGGGCCAGCTTCTTCCGGTAGAACTCCCTGCCTCCGAAGGCGACTACGAGTTCGAGCCGGACGAAGCCGAAATCTTGCTCGATCTCGTGCCGCGTGCGCTCGCAACCAAGATCTTCAGCGCGCTTCTGGAGAACAATGCGGGCTTCTACGCGTCTCAGATGACCGCGATGGACAATGCAACGCGCAACGCAGGCGATATGGTGAGCCGCTACACGCTTGAGTATAACCGCGCGCGTCAGGCGATGATCACGAAGGAACTGATCGAAATCATCTCGGGAGCTGAGGCAGTCTAG
- the atpD gene encoding F0F1 ATP synthase subunit beta, giving the protein MSDRRVGRIRQVTGAVVDVQFDGPLPSILNALETQNHGSRLVLEVAQHLGESTVRTIAMDSTEGLVRGQEVTDTGEAISVPVGEETLGRIMNVIGEPIDEAGPIKSNQRRPIHAQAPSFVDQSTEVEVLVTGIKVVDLLAPYSKGGKVGLFGGAGVGKTVLIQELINNIAKGHGGYSVFAGVGERTREGNDLYWEMIESKVNVDPHESGSSQGSKCSLVFGQMNEPPGARARVALTGLTVAEYFRDQGQDVLFFVDNIFRFTQAGSEVSALLGRIPSAVGYQPTLATDMGALQERITSTSKGSITSVQAIYVPADDLTDPAPAASFAHLDATTVLSRSIAEKGIYPAVDPLDSTSRALEPRIVGEEHYKVARQVQVILQRYKALQDIIAILGMDELSEEDKRTVARARKIERFLSQPFHVAEAFTGKPGVLVDVKDTVKGFKGLCEGDYDHLPEQAFYMVGTIDEAIAKAEEMAAAA; this is encoded by the coding sequence ATGAGCGATAGACGAGTTGGCCGTATCAGGCAGGTCACGGGCGCCGTGGTTGACGTGCAGTTCGATGGGCCGCTGCCGTCGATCCTGAACGCGCTTGAGACACAGAACCACGGCAGCCGCCTCGTGCTTGAGGTTGCCCAGCATCTCGGTGAGAGCACGGTCCGCACCATCGCCATGGACTCGACCGAAGGTCTCGTTCGCGGTCAGGAAGTCACCGACACCGGCGAAGCGATCTCCGTCCCCGTCGGCGAAGAGACGCTCGGCCGCATCATGAACGTCATCGGCGAGCCGATCGACGAAGCAGGCCCGATCAAGTCGAACCAGCGTCGCCCGATCCATGCGCAGGCGCCGTCCTTTGTCGATCAGTCGACCGAAGTCGAAGTGCTTGTCACCGGCATCAAGGTTGTCGATCTGCTGGCGCCTTATTCCAAGGGCGGCAAGGTCGGCCTGTTCGGCGGCGCGGGCGTCGGCAAGACGGTGCTCATCCAGGAACTCATCAACAACATCGCGAAGGGTCACGGCGGCTACTCCGTGTTCGCAGGCGTTGGCGAGCGTACACGTGAAGGCAACGACCTTTACTGGGAAATGATCGAGTCCAAGGTGAACGTCGACCCGCATGAGAGCGGATCCTCGCAGGGCTCGAAGTGCTCGCTGGTTTTCGGCCAAATGAACGAGCCCCCCGGAGCGCGTGCCCGCGTTGCGCTGACCGGTCTCACGGTCGCTGAATATTTCCGCGATCAGGGCCAGGACGTGCTGTTCTTCGTGGACAACATCTTCCGCTTCACGCAGGCTGGCTCGGAAGTGTCCGCGCTTCTCGGTCGCATCCCTTCGGCGGTGGGCTATCAGCCGACGCTCGCCACCGACATGGGCGCCCTTCAGGAACGCATCACATCCACGTCGAAGGGGTCGATCACGTCCGTGCAGGCCATTTACGTGCCCGCCGACGACTTGACCGACCCTGCGCCTGCGGCTTCGTTCGCTCACTTGGACGCCACGACCGTGCTTTCGCGTTCCATCGCCGAAAAGGGTATCTACCCGGCGGTGGATCCGCTCGACTCCACCAGCCGCGCGCTTGAGCCGCGCATCGTCGGCGAAGAGCACTACAAGGTCGCCCGGCAGGTGCAGGTGATCCTCCAGCGCTACAAGGCTCTTCAGGACATCATCGCGATCCTCGGCATGGACGAGCTCTCCGAAGAGGACAAGCGCACGGTCGCCCGCGCCCGCAAGATCGAGCGCTTCCTGTCGCAGCCATTCCACGTCGCTGAAGCGTTCACCGGCAAGCCGGGTGTGCTCGTCGACGTGAAGGACACGGTGAAGGGCTTCAAGGGACTTTGCGAAGGCGATTACGATCACCTGCCCGAGCAGGCGTTCTACATGGTCGGCACCATCGACGAGGCCATTGCAAAGGCCGAAGAGATGGCGGCGGCAGCCTAG
- the atpC gene encoding ATP synthase F1 subunit epsilon (part of catalytic core of ATP synthase; alpha(3)beta(3)gamma(1)delta(1)epsilon(1); involved in producing ATP from ADP in the presence of the proton motive force across the membrane) — protein sequence MADTIYFELIAPDKRLLSADVSEAVLPGQEGDLSAQAGRGFLILKLRPGILTTRAKDGEKQFFLRGGFADVGPDKATVLAEFAIPLEDLTGAILADEIAQAEQSLDEAKDDARKISSWDRLERLQTLKARLAL from the coding sequence ATGGCCGATACTATTTACTTTGAACTTATCGCCCCGGATAAACGGCTGCTCTCCGCAGACGTCTCGGAGGCCGTGCTTCCGGGTCAGGAGGGCGACCTTTCCGCCCAAGCCGGACGTGGTTTTCTTATTCTCAAGTTGCGCCCGGGCATTCTTACAACGCGAGCGAAGGACGGCGAGAAGCAGTTCTTCCTGCGCGGCGGCTTCGCCGATGTAGGACCAGACAAGGCGACGGTGCTGGCTGAATTCGCCATACCGCTCGAAGACCTGACGGGCGCTATCCTGGCGGATGAAATCGCGCAGGCAGAGCAATCTCTGGATGAAGCGAAAGACGACGCTCGCAAGATCTCGTCGTGGGATCGGCTGGAGCGCTTGCAGACCCTGAAAGCTCGGCTCGCTCTTTAG
- a CDS encoding IS481 family transposase codes for MGQILHGSATTTEAVRRAIQHSQESLRALAKRYGINTKTVSKWKKRSSVADVPTGPKEPKSTVLSVEEEAIIVAFRKHTLLPLDDCLYALQATIPHLTRSSLHRCLQRHGISRLPDVEGDKPAKKKFKSYPIGYFHVDIAEVQTAEGKLYLYVAIDRTSKFAFVQLVKKTGRTSASAFLVALIEAVPYKIHTVLTDNGIQFTFPPRYADGPTARYMTHMFDMRCSENGIEHRLTKVKHPWTNGQVERMNRTIKEATVKRYHYDRHEQLETHLSDFINAYNFARRLKTLKGLTPYEFICKCWTNEPERFKIDPIHQMPGLNI; via the coding sequence ATGGGACAAATTCTTCATGGGAGCGCCACAACGACTGAGGCGGTCCGTCGAGCGATACAGCATAGTCAAGAGAGCTTGAGGGCCCTGGCCAAGCGCTACGGCATCAACACGAAGACGGTCTCGAAATGGAAGAAGCGCTCATCCGTCGCCGATGTGCCGACTGGACCGAAAGAGCCGAAATCCACGGTTCTGTCGGTCGAGGAAGAGGCGATAATCGTCGCCTTCCGCAAGCATACGCTCTTGCCGCTCGACGATTGCCTCTATGCGCTACAGGCGACGATACCGCATCTGACTCGCTCGTCGCTGCATCGCTGTCTTCAACGCCACGGTATTTCTCGGCTGCCGGACGTCGAAGGCGACAAGCCCGCCAAGAAGAAGTTCAAGTCCTATCCGATCGGCTATTTTCATGTCGACATAGCCGAAGTGCAGACGGCCGAAGGCAAGCTCTATCTCTACGTCGCCATTGACCGCACGAGCAAATTCGCCTTCGTGCAACTCGTCAAAAAGACCGGCAGGACGTCCGCTTCAGCCTTCCTCGTCGCCCTGATAGAGGCAGTTCCCTACAAGATTCACACGGTGCTCACCGACAACGGCATCCAGTTCACGTTTCCGCCGCGTTATGCCGATGGACCAACGGCCAGATACATGACGCACATGTTTGACATGCGATGCAGCGAGAACGGCATTGAGCACCGCCTCACCAAGGTCAAGCATCCCTGGACAAACGGCCAGGTCGAGCGAATGAACCGGACGATCAAGGAGGCGACGGTCAAACGCTATCACTACGACCGTCACGAGCAGCTCGAAACCCATCTATCGGACTTCATCAACGCCTATAACTTTGCTCGCCGACTAAAGACCCTCAAAGGCCTCACGCCTTATGAGTTCATCTGTAAATGCTGGACGAATGAGCCGGAAAGATTCAAAATCGATCCAATCCATCAAATGCCGGGACTAAACATCTAA
- a CDS encoding replication protein RepA, whose product MLWHSTLTFSLDFYETLVKHALPIRAEAVRAFAGSSRKLDMYFWLNYRLHSMRAPTTLSWNALSTQFGGGFARAESVAKFSYFTLNRWRVYAELVAPSL is encoded by the coding sequence ATGCTGTGGCATTCAACCCTAACCTTCAGCCTGGATTTCTACGAGACCCTGGTGAAGCACGCCCTGCCGATCCGGGCCGAAGCTGTCCGCGCATTTGCTGGGTCCTCCCGCAAGCTCGACATGTATTTCTGGCTGAATTACCGACTGCATTCTATGAGGGCACCAACGACGCTCTCTTGGAACGCCCTATCGACCCAGTTCGGCGGAGGTTTCGCCCGTGCAGAATCGGTGGCGAAATTCTCTTACTTCACGCTGAATCGGTGGCGGGTTTACGCAGAATTGGTGGCGCCCTCATTATAA
- a CDS encoding IS1595 family transposase produces the protein MAQHFLLSAAARTLSLRSVYQGGEDKAYETFCRMRWAETEGKPICPRCGGVEAYAIKSRRKFECKACGHQFSVTSGTIFASRKMAFVDLLAAIVILANASKGVSMLQLSRDIDCQYKTAFVLAHKLREAIASEVKGETLSGTVEVDGAYFGGHVKPSNLKANRIDRRLAENQTGKRRVVVVARQRDGRTITTVTKSEADGVAFVETIVAPGSVLHADEAGHWNALHAKYKTFRINHQEAYSLNGACTNQAESFLARLRRMVMGQHHHVSGQYLHQFANEAAWKEDHRRLSNGEIATKKLALAMAHPVSREWKGYWQRAA, from the coding sequence ATGGCTCAGCACTTTCTCCTTTCGGCAGCAGCTCGGACCTTGTCCTTGCGCTCTGTTTATCAGGGCGGCGAAGACAAGGCATACGAGACGTTTTGCCGGATGCGCTGGGCCGAAACAGAAGGCAAGCCGATCTGCCCGCGTTGCGGCGGCGTCGAGGCTTACGCGATCAAATCGCGTCGCAAGTTTGAATGCAAGGCGTGCGGCCACCAGTTCAGCGTCACGAGCGGCACGATCTTCGCCAGCCGCAAGATGGCCTTCGTTGACCTTCTCGCCGCCATCGTGATCCTCGCCAACGCCTCCAAGGGCGTTTCGATGCTCCAGCTTTCCCGCGATATCGATTGCCAGTACAAGACGGCCTTCGTTCTCGCTCACAAGCTTCGTGAAGCCATCGCTTCCGAGGTCAAGGGCGAAACGCTTTCCGGCACGGTCGAAGTTGACGGCGCTTACTTCGGCGGCCACGTGAAGCCTTCAAACCTCAAGGCGAACCGGATCGACCGCCGCCTTGCCGAGAACCAGACCGGCAAGCGTCGCGTGGTTGTCGTGGCTCGCCAGCGCGACGGCCGCACTATCACCACCGTTACCAAGAGCGAAGCCGATGGCGTCGCCTTCGTTGAAACGATTGTGGCTCCCGGCTCTGTCCTTCATGCTGACGAAGCGGGCCACTGGAACGCGCTTCATGCGAAGTACAAGACCTTCCGCATCAACCATCAGGAAGCCTACTCGCTCAATGGCGCTTGCACGAACCAAGCCGAGAGCTTTTTAGCCCGCCTTCGCCGCATGGTGATGGGCCAACATCACCACGTGAGCGGTCAATACCTCCACCAGTTCGCCAATGAGGCGGCTTGGAAGGAAGATCACCGCCGCCTCTCGAATGGCGAGATTGCGACTAAGAAGCTGGCTCTTGCGATGGCGCACCCCGTGAGCCGGGAGTGGAAGGGCTATTGGCAGCGCGCCGCTTAG
- a CDS encoding DUF6471 domain-containing protein codes for MDETVWSDYVKGLLKAELKRKNVTYKQLVDKLAALGVSETEANIKNKVSRGGFSAVFLVQCLAAIGVQSVRLDDLPASQ; via the coding sequence ATGGATGAAACCGTTTGGTCGGATTACGTAAAGGGTCTGTTGAAGGCTGAGTTGAAGCGGAAGAACGTCACGTACAAGCAGCTCGTTGATAAGCTCGCGGCGCTTGGCGTTTCCGAAACGGAAGCCAACATCAAGAACAAGGTGAGCCGAGGCGGCTTCAGCGCTGTGTTCCTGGTTCAATGCCTTGCCGCCATAGGCGTCCAGTCCGTAAGGCTGGACGATCTTCCGGCGTCCCAATAG
- a CDS encoding N-6 DNA methylase, giving the protein MHQDNADGVIRDHLGDIYEAERAAEREMAQFFTPMPLCELMARITIDENAPEDARIADPACGSGRLLLACGSLWRN; this is encoded by the coding sequence ATGCATCAGGACAATGCCGACGGCGTCATCCGCGATCACCTTGGCGACATCTACGAAGCCGAGCGCGCCGCCGAACGCGAAATGGCGCAATTCTTCACGCCGATGCCGCTGTGCGAGCTCATGGCGCGCATCACCATCGACGAGAATGCGCCCGAAGATGCCCGTATCGCCGATCCGGCCTGTGGCAGTGGCCGCTTGCTTCTGGCCTGCGGGTCTCTATGGCGAAATTGA
- a CDS encoding response regulator transcription factor: MTVADRTLVLVVEDEPQIRRLLRTSLGANGFAVVEAINGKAAFEAITRERPEVILLDLGLPDMDGLAIIETLRSSGDKTPIVVLSSRGEEATKVEALDLGADDYVTKPFGVAELIARLRTSLRHRVQAEGGEPVFESGDLRIDLVHRRVTRSGSDVKLSPKEYDILRLLALHAGKVLTHKFIMAELWGANADVQYLRIYVRQLRAKIEAHSESPQHIITETGVGYRLK; the protein is encoded by the coding sequence ATGACGGTTGCCGATCGCACTCTCGTGCTTGTTGTGGAGGACGAGCCTCAAATCAGGCGGCTCCTGCGCACGAGTCTGGGAGCCAACGGATTTGCCGTCGTTGAAGCGATCAACGGCAAGGCGGCGTTTGAGGCGATCACGCGCGAGCGGCCCGAAGTCATCCTCCTCGACCTCGGACTGCCCGACATGGACGGCCTTGCGATCATCGAAACGCTGCGAAGCTCGGGCGACAAAACGCCGATCGTGGTTCTTTCGAGCCGCGGCGAGGAAGCAACCAAGGTCGAAGCGCTGGATCTCGGCGCTGACGACTACGTCACGAAGCCGTTCGGCGTGGCCGAGCTGATCGCGCGGCTGCGCACGTCGCTGCGCCATCGCGTTCAGGCTGAGGGCGGCGAGCCGGTGTTCGAAAGCGGCGACCTACGCATCGACCTCGTGCATCGCCGCGTGACGCGTTCAGGCAGCGACGTGAAGCTGTCGCCAAAGGAATACGACATCCTGCGCCTTCTCGCGCTGCATGCCGGGAAAGTTCTGACGCACAAATTCATTATGGCCGAGCTTTGGGGCGCCAACGCCGATGTGCAGTATTTGCGCATCTATGTGCGCCAGCTTCGCGCGAAGATCGAAGCGCACTCCGAGAGCCCTCAGCACATCATTACAGAAACCGGCGTCGGCTATCGTTTGAAGTAG
- a CDS encoding sensor histidine kinase, with protein MADARETNRPSPDALLELARNENRGRLKIFLGAAPGVGKTYEMLLSARAKCTEGADVVVGVVETHGRPETAALLAGYEIVPRRPVTYKGRIIEEMDLDAVLARRPQVALVDELAHTNAPGSRHPKRYMDVEELLAAGIDVYTTLNIQHVDSLNDVVAQITRIRVQETVPDSVLDKADDIEVIDLAPDELIQRLREGKVYVPEQARRALQHYFSPGNLTALRELALRRTAQRVDEQLLTHMKAHAIEGPWAAGDRVLVCISEDPRSAGLVRYTKRLADRLRAPWTALYIETLRSQDLSIAERDRIADTLRLAERLGGVAATLPGRGRVADDVMDFARSNNVTQIVIGKSERSRWFEALYGSVVHDLVRRSANISVHVIAGDALNKETIPRKTVRTATSSDASALGYVAAIVATAGAVLAARLAQPYLGAETIPLMFLMGVLGIAYYFGLGASLFAAIAAMLSYNFFFIPPLYTFTIADPINISALFFFLFTALAVSNLTARVRRQAELARNRAAITSALYAFSKNLASNATFDDLLWAAVSQIATSLKADVVILLPETSGQLNVAAAFPPGDMIEDSDVGAAKWSLDNGFAAGRGADTLPGARRLFLPLRTGRGVIGVVGLGPGLRSDILLTPDERRLLDALMDQTAVAIERIKLAKEMDDARVAAEAERLRGALLTSLSHDLRTPLASILGAANSLREYDELFDAQAKSDLVLTIEEEAQRMSRFVANLLDMMRLESGAVKLRREPVDVTEILGAAVRRTAPLLKHCTVEFDIERDLPLLNLDPVLMEQVFVNLLDNAGKYAPPGSTITLRARTVGSSVRICVMDEGPGIPEDKLSLVFEKFHRADNGDRQRAGTGLGLAICRGFVEAMGGAISAANRSDRTGAILAISFPASSTVRLPHERSVT; from the coding sequence ATGGCCGACGCCAGGGAAACGAACCGGCCTTCGCCGGACGCGCTGCTCGAACTGGCCCGCAATGAAAATCGCGGGCGGTTGAAGATTTTCCTCGGCGCGGCCCCCGGCGTCGGCAAGACATACGAGATGCTCCTGTCGGCGCGCGCAAAGTGCACCGAAGGGGCGGATGTCGTCGTCGGCGTCGTGGAAACGCACGGCCGCCCCGAGACGGCGGCGCTTCTCGCTGGTTACGAGATCGTCCCGCGCAGGCCCGTGACCTACAAGGGCCGCATCATCGAGGAAATGGACCTCGACGCCGTTCTCGCGCGTCGTCCGCAGGTGGCGCTCGTCGATGAACTCGCTCACACGAATGCGCCGGGCAGCCGACACCCGAAGCGTTACATGGACGTGGAAGAACTGCTCGCGGCGGGCATCGACGTTTACACCACACTGAACATCCAGCACGTGGACAGCCTGAACGACGTCGTCGCGCAGATCACCCGCATCCGCGTGCAGGAGACGGTGCCCGACTCCGTGCTCGACAAGGCCGATGACATCGAGGTTATCGACCTCGCACCGGACGAATTGATCCAGCGGCTTCGCGAGGGCAAGGTCTACGTGCCGGAGCAGGCGCGGCGCGCGCTTCAGCACTACTTCTCGCCTGGAAACCTGACGGCGCTGCGCGAACTGGCTCTCCGGCGCACGGCGCAAAGAGTTGACGAGCAACTGCTCACACACATGAAGGCGCATGCGATCGAGGGGCCTTGGGCCGCCGGTGACCGCGTTCTCGTGTGCATCAGCGAAGACCCTCGCTCGGCGGGGCTGGTGCGCTATACGAAGCGGCTCGCGGATCGCCTGCGCGCACCGTGGACGGCGCTTTACATCGAGACGCTTCGCAGCCAGGACCTCTCTATCGCCGAGCGCGACCGCATCGCGGATACGCTTCGGCTGGCAGAGCGGCTTGGCGGCGTCGCGGCCACGCTGCCGGGGCGCGGTCGCGTTGCCGATGACGTGATGGACTTCGCGCGCTCGAACAACGTCACGCAGATCGTCATCGGAAAATCGGAGCGCTCGCGCTGGTTTGAAGCGCTGTACGGATCGGTGGTTCACGACCTCGTTCGCCGGTCCGCCAACATCAGCGTACACGTGATCGCAGGCGATGCGCTGAACAAGGAGACGATCCCGCGCAAGACGGTGCGGACAGCGACCTCAAGCGATGCCAGCGCTCTCGGCTACGTCGCCGCGATTGTGGCGACCGCCGGTGCCGTCCTCGCGGCGCGCCTCGCGCAACCCTACCTCGGCGCGGAAACGATCCCGCTCATGTTCCTGATGGGCGTGCTCGGCATTGCCTACTATTTCGGGCTGGGGGCTTCTCTGTTCGCAGCCATTGCGGCGATGCTCTCGTACAATTTCTTCTTCATTCCGCCGCTTTACACCTTCACCATAGCAGACCCGATCAATATCTCCGCCCTCTTCTTCTTTCTCTTCACCGCGCTTGCCGTCAGCAATCTGACCGCGCGCGTCCGGCGACAGGCTGAACTGGCGCGGAACAGGGCCGCGATCACGAGCGCGCTCTACGCCTTTTCCAAGAACCTCGCGAGCAACGCCACTTTCGACGATCTTCTCTGGGCTGCCGTTTCGCAAATCGCGACGTCGCTGAAAGCAGATGTCGTGATCCTCCTGCCTGAGACGAGCGGACAATTGAACGTTGCTGCGGCCTTTCCTCCGGGCGACATGATCGAGGATTCGGATGTTGGCGCCGCCAAATGGTCTCTCGATAACGGCTTCGCGGCTGGCAGAGGAGCGGACACCCTGCCGGGCGCGCGGCGCTTGTTTCTGCCGCTGAGAACCGGGCGCGGAGTCATTGGCGTGGTGGGGCTTGGACCCGGTTTGCGATCCGATATTCTCCTGACGCCGGACGAAAGGCGGTTGCTCGACGCGCTGATGGATCAGACGGCGGTTGCCATAGAACGTATAAAACTCGCGAAGGAAATGGACGACGCTCGCGTCGCCGCCGAGGCGGAGCGGCTGCGGGGCGCGCTCCTGACATCGCTTTCGCACGACCTTCGCACGCCGCTCGCCTCCATCCTCGGCGCTGCGAACTCGCTGCGGGAATATGATGAGTTGTTCGACGCGCAGGCGAAATCCGATCTCGTCCTTACCATCGAGGAGGAGGCTCAGCGGATGTCGCGGTTCGTGGCCAATCTGCTCGACATGATGAGGCTCGAATCCGGTGCGGTCAAACTCAGACGCGAGCCGGTTGACGTGACGGAAATCCTGGGCGCGGCCGTGCGGCGAACGGCTCCGCTCCTGAAGCATTGCACCGTCGAGTTCGACATCGAGCGGGATTTGCCGCTCCTGAACCTCGACCCCGTCCTCATGGAACAGGTGTTCGTCAATCTCCTCGACAACGCCGGAAAATACGCGCCGCCCGGATCAACCATCACGCTGAGAGCGCGGACGGTAGGTTCCTCGGTCCGCATTTGCGTGATGGACGAGGGGCCGGGCATTCCCGAGGACAAGCTGTCGCTGGTCTTCGAAAAATTCCACCGCGCGGATAACGGAGACCGGCAGCGCGCGGGCACCGGCCTCGGCCTTGCGATCTGTCGCGGCTTCGTGGAAGCCATGGGCGGCGCGATCTCGGCCGCGAACCGGTCGGACCGGACGGGCGCAATCCTCGCGATTTCCTTTCCGGCATCCTCTACCGTGCGGCTTCCTCATGAGCGGAGCGTCACATGA
- the kdpC gene encoding potassium-transporting ATPase subunit KdpC, with product MLATFRPALVMILLMAALTGIAYPLAVTWLSQTAFLDRANGSLIIRDGHVVGSALIGQTFTSERYFQGRPSATVAPDPADPSRTVPAPYNAANSAGSNAGPTSKSLIDRVQAGVADYRQANGSAGPVPADAATTSASGLDPHISPANAAAQVARVATARNLSPARVREFVAAATEERTLGFLGERRVNVLLLNLALDDELKGAQQASAAE from the coding sequence ATGCTTGCAACATTCCGCCCCGCCCTTGTCATGATCCTTCTCATGGCCGCGCTGACCGGGATCGCCTATCCTCTCGCCGTGACCTGGCTCTCTCAAACCGCGTTCCTCGATCGCGCGAACGGCAGCCTCATCATACGCGACGGCCATGTCGTCGGATCGGCGCTGATCGGCCAGACCTTCACCTCGGAGCGTTATTTCCAGGGGCGCCCGTCGGCTACGGTCGCGCCAGACCCGGCCGACCCGTCGAGAACGGTGCCCGCTCCTTATAATGCCGCGAATTCCGCCGGCTCCAATGCGGGGCCAACGTCGAAATCGCTCATCGACCGCGTTCAGGCAGGCGTGGCGGACTACCGGCAAGCCAACGGCAGCGCGGGGCCGGTTCCAGCGGATGCGGCCACCACATCGGCGAGTGGCCTCGACCCGCACATCTCGCCCGCGAATGCCGCCGCGCAAGTGGCGCGTGTGGCCACGGCTCGCAATCTTTCGCCCGCTCGCGTTCGGGAGTTTGTCGCAGCCGCCACGGAAGAAAGAACGCTTGGCTTCCTCGGAGAGCGGCGCGTTAATGTGTTGCTGCTCAATCTGGCTCTCGATGATGAGTTGAAGGGAGCGCAGCAGGCTTCCGCCGCTGAGTGA